In Haloterrigena turkmenica DSM 5511, a single genomic region encodes these proteins:
- a CDS encoding glycosyl hydrolase family 28-related protein, with protein MSDRTPRLGLETFEEGDAWDHTDTVEAVDEHAIVRGPIADRPDEGEYDDELYHANDQGITWRWDASSEDWTYFGGKGCSEQPIPGTSHFEAAELVHARTEETPVWNVEAHGIEGDGETEVGAAVHDLLADVAEAGGGIVYFPPGRYLLERTPLIGDDTLLLGAGRATVLEGTRPEDEEGRALLSNRGYDAVDFDGASDWAICNVRIDSPATNGIMPAHAENVRLERIYGDRIYYHHIDVVSSKNVGIDGYWATRGGEADSDAPIQFDNQTTEIASNSVWNGNEELLAGSDGTPTRNCTLENFEIDPANGPEYGVHMHRNGNESITIRDGYITGCLYSAIRGDTGDAIEDLTIDSVSCIENARGISLGHIKGGRRELTISNVTIRTDNRGLAAGSGLYAAGFDGAEISNTVVDGEFTNAILFDDMDDLKLSTVTAKGARDQAFRFRNNVDATLTTARAAECGDAGVYVGDGSSIAYGGVTFDDVGSEVDIHDDGTLREWTTSSS; from the coding sequence GTGAGCGACCGAACGCCCCGGCTCGGACTCGAGACGTTCGAGGAGGGCGACGCGTGGGATCACACCGACACGGTCGAAGCCGTCGACGAACACGCGATTGTCCGGGGACCGATCGCCGACCGTCCGGACGAGGGCGAGTACGACGACGAACTCTACCACGCGAACGATCAGGGGATCACGTGGCGCTGGGACGCCTCGAGCGAGGACTGGACGTACTTCGGCGGCAAGGGCTGTTCGGAGCAGCCGATACCGGGGACGAGTCACTTCGAGGCGGCGGAACTCGTCCACGCGCGCACCGAGGAGACCCCCGTCTGGAACGTCGAAGCCCACGGGATCGAGGGCGACGGCGAGACGGAAGTCGGGGCGGCCGTCCACGACCTCCTCGCGGACGTCGCTGAGGCCGGCGGCGGGATCGTCTACTTCCCGCCCGGCCGATACCTCCTCGAGCGGACGCCGCTGATCGGCGACGATACGCTCCTGCTGGGCGCGGGTCGCGCGACGGTCCTCGAGGGAACGCGCCCCGAGGACGAGGAAGGCCGGGCGCTGCTCTCCAACAGGGGCTACGACGCGGTCGATTTCGACGGCGCGTCGGATTGGGCGATCTGTAACGTCCGAATCGATTCGCCGGCCACGAACGGGATCATGCCTGCACACGCGGAGAACGTCCGGCTGGAACGAATCTACGGCGACCGGATCTACTACCACCACATCGACGTCGTGTCCTCGAAAAACGTCGGGATCGACGGCTACTGGGCGACTCGAGGCGGCGAGGCCGACTCGGACGCGCCGATTCAGTTCGACAACCAGACCACGGAAATCGCGTCGAACAGCGTCTGGAACGGTAACGAGGAGCTACTGGCCGGGAGCGACGGCACCCCGACGCGGAACTGCACGCTCGAGAACTTCGAGATCGACCCTGCGAACGGTCCGGAGTACGGCGTCCACATGCACCGGAACGGCAACGAGTCGATCACCATCAGGGACGGGTACATCACCGGTTGCCTCTATTCGGCGATCCGAGGCGACACCGGCGACGCGATCGAGGACCTGACGATCGACTCCGTCTCGTGTATCGAGAACGCGCGGGGGATCTCGCTCGGACATATCAAGGGCGGCCGACGAGAGCTGACCATCAGCAACGTCACGATCAGAACCGACAACAGGGGGCTGGCCGCCGGCTCGGGACTGTACGCGGCCGGGTTCGACGGCGCCGAGATCTCGAACACCGTCGTCGACGGCGAGTTCACGAACGCGATCCTCTTCGACGACATGGACGACCTGAAGCTGAGCACCGTGACGGCCAAGGGCGCGAGGGATCAGGCGTTCCGATTCCGGAATAACGTCGACGCGACGCTGACGACCGCTCGAGCGGCCGAGTGCGGCGACGCGGGCGTCTACGTGGGAGACGGCAGTAGCATCGCCTACGGCGGCGTCACGTTCGACGATGTCGGCAGCGAAGTCGACATCCACGACGATGGGACGTTACGGGAGTGGACCACCTCCTCGTCGTGA
- a CDS encoding outer membrane protein assembly factor BamB family protein, with translation MRSPNRDTVSERGPDRSADLSRRQLLGASAGAAAAGLAGCVGLPTTLGGRLDGSEDVSLFQNGLRRLGYYPDETVPESVSVNWSFPINAADHTAAKSSPVPTPDGETIVFAGDTGKVCAYAPSGDLQWATQTDATKKGFHGSAAIVGDTAFIGGYDGDLYAIDVESDDGEIVWRTRSEDGDLDGPLAIGSSPAYHDGSLYVVSEYAPPSSGAIWEVDPDTGDPTWSDDRVWGQAHPSPTIDLEAGRLLFGSNDGVVYCWEYPSLEFAWSFQADADGEEQEGGAFRKGAQIKGTTAAHDGYGYVGSWDGTFYCLDLEDGSEEWAFETGKVIMSNPAVDTDADVVYMGSDDDYVYALDAKSGEELWSTDVGGRVIGALTVTAETVLAGSYDSHLYALDKETGDQRWRVQNRGRVTSAAVPVDGRIYYAERAVFSNYYDDEETVLEEPGHGYCLVGDE, from the coding sequence ATGCGATCTCCGAACCGAGATACGGTGTCCGAGCGCGGTCCCGACCGGTCCGCCGACCTCTCGCGTCGTCAGTTGCTCGGCGCGAGCGCCGGCGCCGCGGCGGCGGGACTGGCCGGTTGTGTTGGCCTGCCGACCACGCTGGGCGGACGCCTCGACGGCTCCGAGGACGTGTCGCTGTTCCAGAACGGTCTCCGGCGCCTCGGCTACTACCCCGACGAAACCGTCCCGGAGTCGGTGAGCGTCAACTGGTCGTTCCCGATCAACGCCGCCGACCACACGGCCGCCAAGTCCAGTCCCGTGCCGACGCCCGACGGCGAGACGATCGTCTTCGCCGGCGATACCGGCAAGGTGTGCGCCTACGCGCCGTCGGGCGACCTCCAGTGGGCGACCCAGACGGACGCGACGAAAAAGGGCTTTCACGGGTCGGCGGCGATCGTCGGCGACACCGCCTTCATCGGCGGCTACGACGGGGACCTCTACGCGATAGACGTTGAGAGCGACGACGGCGAGATCGTCTGGCGCACGCGCTCCGAGGACGGCGATCTGGACGGTCCGCTCGCGATCGGCTCGAGTCCCGCCTACCACGACGGCAGTCTCTATGTCGTCTCCGAGTACGCCCCGCCCTCCTCCGGCGCGATCTGGGAGGTCGACCCCGACACCGGCGACCCGACGTGGAGCGACGACCGCGTCTGGGGACAGGCCCACCCCTCGCCGACGATCGATCTCGAGGCGGGCCGTCTGCTCTTCGGGTCGAACGACGGCGTCGTCTACTGCTGGGAGTACCCCTCCCTCGAGTTCGCGTGGTCGTTCCAGGCCGACGCCGACGGCGAGGAACAGGAGGGCGGCGCCTTCCGCAAGGGCGCTCAGATCAAGGGCACCACTGCGGCTCACGACGGCTACGGCTACGTCGGTAGCTGGGACGGGACCTTCTACTGTCTCGACCTCGAGGACGGCTCGGAGGAATGGGCCTTCGAGACGGGCAAGGTGATCATGTCGAACCCGGCCGTCGACACCGACGCGGACGTCGTCTACATGGGCAGCGACGACGACTACGTCTACGCGCTCGACGCGAAATCGGGCGAGGAGCTGTGGTCGACGGACGTCGGCGGCCGCGTCATCGGCGCGCTGACGGTCACCGCGGAGACGGTGCTGGCGGGCTCCTACGACTCGCACCTGTACGCCCTCGACAAGGAGACCGGCGACCAGCGGTGGCGGGTCCAGAATCGGGGCCGGGTCACCAGCGCGGCGGTCCCCGTCGACGGGCGGATCTACTACGCAGAACGGGCCGTCTTTTCGAACTACTACGACGACGAGGAGACGGTCCTCGAGGAGCCGGGGCACGGCTACTGCCTGGTCGGCGACGAGTAG
- a CDS encoding 30S ribosomal protein S8e, giving the protein MQNQGRSTRKRTGGRLKNVRKRRKNELGRLPTETQVGEPRYRTVDVRGNETKTRALATDVASVNKDGETVSADIEDVVENDANPNYVRRNIITKGAVIETSEGRARVTSRPGQTGQVNAVLLD; this is encoded by the coding sequence ATGCAAAACCAGGGACGCTCCACGCGCAAGCGAACCGGTGGCCGACTGAAGAACGTCCGAAAGCGCCGAAAGAACGAGCTCGGACGCCTACCGACGGAGACGCAGGTCGGCGAGCCCCGATACCGAACCGTCGACGTCCGCGGCAACGAGACGAAGACCCGCGCGCTCGCGACCGACGTCGCCAGCGTCAACAAGGACGGCGAGACCGTCTCCGCCGATATCGAGGACGTCGTCGAGAACGACGCCAACCCCAACTACGTCCGCCGAAACATCATCACGAAAGGCGCCGTCATCGAGACCTCGGAAGGCCGCGCCCGCGTCACCTCCCGTCCCGGTCAGACCGGTCAGGTCAACGCCGTTCTGCTCGACTAG
- a CDS encoding aldo/keto reductase — MEYTHLGETGLEVSRLCLGCMNFGSGEPWMINDREQSRAVIQRALDLGITFFDTANVYSQGESEEILGEALAESDRVRSELAVATKVYGPMHDGPNGQGLSRKHIFEQADASLERLGLDYIDLYQIHRWDDETPIAETLSALDTLVEEGKVRYVGASTMPAWKFAKALYEADLNNRERFVSMQCEYNLVDRHEEANVLPLCADQGIGVLPWSPLAGGFLTGKYERDADLEEGRAASDEFMEKRFTEENWDVLEGVRDLADAKDVTPAQLSLAWLLHKDLVDAPIVGPRTIDHLEENVGALEVDLTDEELERLEAPKTPVWNAEIGDV; from the coding sequence ATGGAGTACACTCACCTCGGCGAGACGGGACTCGAGGTGTCCCGGCTCTGTCTCGGCTGTATGAACTTCGGCAGCGGCGAGCCGTGGATGATAAACGACCGCGAGCAGTCCCGTGCGGTGATTCAGCGGGCGCTCGACCTCGGGATCACGTTCTTCGATACGGCGAACGTCTACTCGCAGGGCGAGAGCGAGGAGATCCTCGGCGAGGCGCTAGCCGAGTCCGACCGGGTGCGGTCGGAACTCGCCGTCGCGACGAAGGTGTACGGCCCGATGCACGACGGCCCAAACGGGCAAGGGCTCTCCCGCAAGCACATCTTCGAACAGGCCGACGCGAGCCTCGAGCGACTCGGACTCGACTACATCGACCTCTACCAGATCCATCGCTGGGACGACGAGACGCCGATCGCGGAGACGCTCTCGGCGCTCGATACGCTCGTCGAGGAAGGCAAAGTCCGCTACGTCGGCGCGAGCACGATGCCCGCCTGGAAGTTTGCGAAGGCACTGTACGAGGCCGACCTGAACAACCGCGAGCGGTTCGTCTCCATGCAGTGCGAGTACAACCTCGTCGACCGCCACGAGGAGGCCAACGTCCTGCCGCTCTGTGCCGATCAGGGGATCGGCGTCCTTCCGTGGTCGCCGCTGGCCGGCGGCTTCCTGACGGGCAAGTACGAACGCGACGCGGACCTCGAGGAGGGCCGCGCCGCGTCGGACGAGTTCATGGAGAAGCGGTTCACCGAGGAGAACTGGGACGTGCTCGAGGGCGTCCGCGACCTCGCCGACGCGAAGGACGTCACGCCGGCACAGCTGTCGCTCGCGTGGTTACTCCACAAGGACCTGGTCGACGCGCCGATCGTCGGCCCGCGGACGATCGATCACCTCGAGGAAAACGTCGGCGCGCTCGAGGTCGACCTGACCGACGAGGAACTCGAGCGTCTCGAGGCGCCGAAGACGCCGGTCTGGAACGCCGAAATCGGGGACGTCTGA
- a CDS encoding phosphate uptake regulator PhoU: METRKVQVTGGSTFTVSLPKSWATDNDVSAGTTVEFYPEGDSLLLTPQNETDRQEGTLDVTDLEGERLTRAVMTMYVSGFDIIRLSAGRITTDQRSAIRSATQSLVGVEVLEETTDSVVIQDLLDSSELSIVNAVSRMRLIARAMLKDAVTALVENDDDIAQDVIERDDDVDRLWQVVSRIFRATLRSPRAAEELGVPREDCFDFHSSARQLERVADHAAKISNLALKLEAIPEDVADALVALHDDVSDIIEKSMDALVAEDSDEATDLGHAAREAILEIDEHTRTIDDMLRELEPVQAQSLGLIVDSLSRSADYGGNIAETALQKAAPRP; the protein is encoded by the coding sequence ATGGAGACGCGCAAGGTGCAGGTAACGGGCGGATCGACGTTCACCGTCTCGCTGCCGAAATCCTGGGCGACCGACAACGACGTCAGCGCCGGAACGACGGTCGAGTTCTATCCGGAGGGAGATTCGCTGCTGTTGACGCCCCAGAACGAGACCGATCGTCAAGAGGGAACCCTCGACGTCACAGACCTCGAGGGCGAGCGGCTCACCCGGGCCGTGATGACGATGTACGTCAGCGGCTTCGACATCATCCGCCTCTCGGCCGGCCGCATCACGACCGACCAGCGCAGCGCGATCCGGAGCGCGACCCAGAGCCTCGTCGGCGTCGAGGTCTTAGAGGAGACGACCGATAGCGTCGTCATCCAGGACCTGCTCGACTCCTCGGAGCTGTCGATCGTCAACGCCGTCTCGCGGATGCGCCTGATCGCCCGGGCGATGCTCAAGGACGCCGTCACGGCGCTCGTCGAGAACGACGACGACATCGCTCAGGACGTCATCGAACGCGACGACGACGTCGACCGCCTCTGGCAGGTCGTCTCGCGGATCTTCCGCGCGACGCTGCGCTCGCCGCGGGCCGCGGAGGAGCTCGGCGTCCCCCGTGAGGACTGCTTCGACTTCCACTCGAGCGCCCGCCAGCTCGAGCGGGTCGCCGACCACGCGGCCAAGATCAGCAACCTCGCGCTCAAACTCGAGGCGATCCCCGAGGACGTCGCCGACGCGCTCGTCGCGCTCCACGACGACGTCTCGGACATCATCGAGAAGTCGATGGACGCGCTGGTCGCCGAGGACAGCGACGAGGCGACCGACCTCGGCCACGCCGCCCGCGAGGCGATCCTCGAAATCGACGAGCACACCCGAACGATCGACGACATGCTTCGGGAGCTCGAGCCGGTGCAGGCCCAGTCGCTGGGGCTGATCGTCGACTCGCTGTCCCGGAGCGCCGACTACGGCGGCAACATCGCCGAGACGGCCCTCCAGAAGGCCGCGCCTCGCCCCTGA
- the pstB gene encoding phosphate ABC transporter ATP-binding protein PstB — protein sequence MTANGTQSVSTSDDSTARSDTSATDDVPLGSPLVDDAVIETRDLDVYYGDDPALDGIHMDIPEKQVTALIGPSGCGKSTFLRSINRMNDLIDIARVEGDLYFREKNVYDDDVDPVALRRKIGMVFQSPNPFPKSIRDNVAYGLRVQDKDENVDEKVRTALERAALLEEVEDQLDSSGLDLSGGQQQRLCIARAIAPDPEVILMDEPASALDPIATSKIEDLIEDLSEEYTVVIVTHNMQQAARISDKTAVFLTGGELVEFDDTDKIFENPEHDRVEDYITGKFG from the coding sequence ATGACCGCGAACGGAACCCAATCCGTCTCGACGTCCGACGACAGCACCGCCCGTTCGGACACGTCCGCAACCGACGACGTCCCCCTCGGATCACCGCTGGTCGACGACGCCGTCATCGAAACCCGCGATCTGGACGTCTACTACGGCGACGACCCGGCGCTTGACGGTATCCACATGGACATCCCCGAAAAACAGGTGACGGCGCTGATCGGCCCGTCGGGCTGTGGAAAGTCGACGTTCCTGCGCTCGATCAACCGCATGAACGATCTGATAGACATCGCCCGCGTCGAGGGCGACCTCTACTTCCGCGAGAAGAACGTCTACGACGACGACGTCGATCCAGTCGCCTTACGCCGGAAGATCGGCATGGTCTTCCAGTCGCCCAACCCGTTCCCGAAATCGATTCGGGACAACGTCGCCTACGGGCTTCGGGTCCAGGACAAAGATGAAAACGTCGACGAGAAGGTTCGAACCGCCCTCGAGCGGGCCGCACTGCTCGAGGAGGTCGAAGATCAGTTGGACTCGAGCGGACTCGATCTCTCGGGCGGCCAGCAACAGCGGCTCTGCATCGCCCGGGCGATCGCTCCGGACCCGGAAGTGATCCTGATGGACGAGCCGGCGTCGGCGCTGGATCCGATCGCCACCTCGAAAATCGAGGACTTGATCGAGGACCTCTCCGAGGAGTACACGGTCGTCATCGTCACCCACAACATGCAGCAGGCCGCTCGGATCTCCGATAAGACGGCGGTCTTCCTCACTGGCGGCGAGCTCGTCGAGTTCGACGACACGGACAAAATCTTCGAGAACCCCGAGCACGACCGCGTCGAGGACTACATCACTGGCAAGTTCGGCTAA
- a CDS encoding PstS family phosphate ABC transporter substrate-binding protein: protein MSRETTASLPTGFGRRDFLAAAGVALSGGLAGCSGVFAAEGKQVNVAGSSTVFPVTEAIASAFSEKNPTVNISLSKTGTGGGFGNFFCAGRTDINNASREIADAEIEQCGNNDVTPIEFQIATDALTVVVNPEADWVDCLTVEQLQEIWRTDGAQRWSDLNDEWPDEEIELYGAATTSGTFDYFNEAVLGEELNHRSDYYATERDRTIVQGVRGSETAMGYFGFSYYSENPDSIKAVSIDSGDGCVEPSIETAMSGKYTPLSRPLFIYVAKESLTKPAVRNFVRFYMEQAATDLVSDVGYVPITEDKRDENLEKLDAAVAEVTE from the coding sequence ATGTCGAGAGAAACCACGGCGTCCCTGCCGACCGGCTTCGGTCGGCGTGATTTTCTCGCCGCGGCTGGCGTCGCTCTTTCCGGTGGGTTAGCCGGCTGTAGCGGCGTCTTCGCCGCGGAAGGGAAACAAGTGAACGTCGCGGGGAGCAGCACGGTGTTTCCCGTGACTGAGGCGATCGCCTCTGCGTTCTCGGAGAAAAACCCGACCGTCAATATCTCGCTCAGCAAGACCGGGACCGGCGGCGGGTTCGGGAACTTCTTCTGTGCGGGGCGAACCGACATTAACAACGCGAGTCGGGAGATCGCCGATGCCGAAATCGAACAGTGCGGAAACAACGATGTCACACCGATCGAGTTCCAGATCGCGACCGACGCGCTAACGGTGGTCGTCAATCCGGAAGCCGACTGGGTCGACTGTCTCACAGTCGAACAACTCCAGGAGATCTGGCGGACCGACGGCGCCCAGCGGTGGAGCGATCTCAACGACGAGTGGCCCGACGAGGAGATCGAACTGTACGGCGCCGCGACCACCTCGGGCACGTTCGACTACTTCAACGAGGCGGTCCTCGGCGAGGAACTGAACCACCGTAGCGACTACTACGCGACCGAACGGGATCGAACGATCGTTCAGGGAGTCCGCGGTTCGGAAACTGCTATGGGGTACTTCGGCTTCTCGTACTACAGCGAGAACCCGGATTCGATCAAAGCCGTCTCGATCGACAGCGGTGACGGTTGTGTCGAGCCGTCGATCGAGACGGCCATGTCCGGCAAGTACACGCCGCTTTCGCGACCGCTGTTCATCTACGTCGCGAAGGAATCGCTCACGAAACCGGCGGTCCGTAACTTCGTTCGGTTCTACATGGAACAGGCCGCGACGGATCTCGTCTCCGACGTCGGCTACGTGCCGATCACCGAGGACAAGCGCGACGAGAACCTCGAGAAACTCGACGCCGCGGTCGCGGAGGTGACCGAATGA
- the pstC gene encoding phosphate ABC transporter permease subunit PstC: MSQPDFSHDDIRTARGTAFRYLFLLCALLSILTTVGIILTLLIDAVDFFAQVSPVEFLTGTEWNPTHDPVSFGVLPLISGTLVITIGSAMVALPIGLLTAIYLSEYASDRQRAYLKPALEVLAGVPTVVYGYFALVYVTPALDTFLPLSTFNALSASIMVGIMIIPMVSSISEDAMSAVPDSLRQASYGLGATKFTVSTSVVVPAALSGIFSSFILALSRAIGETMIVAIAAGQTPRMVDLTDPAGMFLNSIQPMTSAMVQIGTGDIVGQGEAYKSLFAVGLTLFVITFVMNLISEFVASRYREVYR; this comes from the coding sequence ATGAGCCAACCCGATTTCTCCCACGACGACATCCGAACGGCGCGGGGGACCGCGTTCCGGTACCTCTTCCTGCTCTGTGCGCTCCTGTCGATTCTGACGACGGTCGGGATCATCCTGACGTTGCTCATCGATGCGGTGGATTTCTTCGCTCAGGTTTCGCCCGTCGAATTCCTCACCGGAACGGAGTGGAACCCGACGCACGATCCGGTTTCGTTCGGCGTGCTGCCGCTGATCTCGGGAACGCTCGTCATCACCATCGGCTCGGCGATGGTCGCGCTCCCGATCGGGCTGCTGACCGCTATCTACCTCAGCGAGTACGCCTCCGACCGCCAGCGCGCCTACCTCAAGCCGGCGCTCGAGGTGCTGGCGGGCGTGCCGACGGTCGTCTACGGCTACTTCGCGCTGGTCTACGTGACGCCGGCGCTGGACACGTTCCTGCCGCTGTCGACGTTCAACGCCCTGTCGGCGTCGATCATGGTCGGTATCATGATCATCCCGATGGTCTCCTCGATCAGCGAGGACGCGATGAGCGCGGTGCCGGACTCGCTTCGCCAGGCCAGTTACGGGCTGGGAGCGACGAAGTTCACCGTCTCGACGTCCGTCGTCGTGCCGGCCGCCCTGTCCGGAATCTTCTCGTCGTTCATCCTCGCGCTCTCGCGGGCGATCGGCGAGACGATGATCGTCGCCATCGCGGCGGGACAGACGCCCCGGATGGTCGATCTGACCGATCCGGCGGGGATGTTCCTGAACTCGATTCAGCCGATGACCTCCGCGATGGTCCAGATCGGGACGGGCGACATCGTCGGCCAGGGAGAAGCGTACAAGAGCCTCTTCGCGGTCGGCCTGACACTGTTCGTCATCACCTTCGTCATGAATCTCATCAGTGAATTCGTCGCGTCGCGTTACCGGGAGGTGTACCGCTGA
- the pstA gene encoding phosphate ABC transporter permease PstA yields the protein MAADTRDEPADSGFGHISRTKDVSFRLLALAATLVGIVSLAALLLNVAVDAVGWLDWQFLTNPPHPDPFQAGFLPAIVGSIAIMLVIALVTFPLGVGAAIYLEEYAGDGYLTKFIQLNIANLAGVPSVVYGLLGLGLFVGLFSIGYGSVLAAAFTIALLILPIVIISAQEAIRSVPDSQRQASYGMGATKWQTIRNVVLPRAMPGIMTGTILALGRAIGETAPLIMIAAPTTVFGLPNGPFSKVSAMPLQIYNWASYPQTEFQYGVVAAGVVTLLVVLLTINSIAIVIRNRYQQRT from the coding sequence ATGGCGGCCGACACCCGCGACGAACCCGCCGACTCCGGGTTCGGTCATATCAGTCGGACGAAAGACGTGTCGTTCCGCCTGCTCGCGCTGGCGGCGACGCTCGTCGGTATCGTCTCGCTGGCGGCGTTGCTCCTGAACGTCGCCGTCGACGCCGTCGGCTGGCTCGACTGGCAGTTCCTCACGAACCCGCCGCATCCCGATCCGTTCCAGGCCGGGTTCCTGCCGGCGATCGTCGGTTCGATCGCGATCATGCTCGTGATCGCGCTCGTCACGTTCCCGCTCGGCGTCGGCGCCGCGATCTATCTGGAGGAGTACGCCGGCGACGGCTACCTCACGAAGTTCATCCAGCTCAACATCGCGAACCTCGCCGGCGTCCCCTCGGTCGTGTACGGATTGCTGGGACTGGGGCTGTTCGTCGGCCTCTTTAGCATCGGCTACGGGTCGGTGTTGGCGGCCGCGTTCACCATCGCCCTGCTCATCCTGCCGATCGTGATCATCTCGGCCCAGGAAGCGATCCGGTCTGTTCCCGACTCCCAGCGGCAGGCGTCCTACGGGATGGGCGCGACGAAGTGGCAGACGATCCGCAACGTCGTCTTGCCGCGGGCGATGCCCGGCATCATGACCGGGACGATCCTCGCGCTCGGCCGTGCAATCGGCGAGACGGCACCGCTGATCATGATCGCCGCCCCGACGACCGTCTTCGGGCTCCCGAACGGCCCCTTCAGCAAGGTCAGCGCCATGCCGCTACAGATCTACAACTGGGCCTCCTACCCCCAGACCGAATTCCAGTACGGCGTCGTCGCCGCCGGCGTCGTCACGCTGCTCGTCGTCTTGCTGACCATCAACTCGATCGCGATCGTCATCCGGAACCGATATCAACAGCGCACCTGA